From Nicotiana tabacum cultivar K326 unplaced genomic scaffold, ASM71507v2 Un00020, whole genome shotgun sequence, a single genomic window includes:
- the LOC107780033 gene encoding gibberellin 2-beta-dioxygenase 1: MASSTHEHHLHHLPTPYGTTTAPPPTPSTQPNNLLSTSEAADSLSRLLHRIPPTLSLSFPGRRQSQPSTTTSPPLISLSDPKPTIHSNLFSAAKQHGFFQLTNHSISSQLATSAESESSSIFNLPHDEKQRYFPKNWPLGFDNDDDDDEDNVNGKSLCLDSSCSVESNSTDLGLTSLREFTCQMEKLGLQVIEELACAVGFENPVGDGRTRFSSLMWISESEGGLSSKPLSSSPLYPFVIGLSFQIRCRKYSMLADSGWVSVSPQMDSVLVTLGDVAQVWSNGKVKKVRGRPVLAATADLAEGNSNTSNSHCLSMALLVTLPLESTVTPLLPKSPPPVDDGENNSESPPMFNPFSFEDYAWRVYHERLLLKDPLVRYRL, from the exons ATGGCGTCGTCCACACACGAACACCACCTCCATCACCTCCCTACTCCCTACGGAACCACCACAGCTCCGCCACCAACTCCTTCAACCCAACCTAATAACCTCCTTTCCACCTCCGAAGCCGCTGACTCTCTCTCCCGTCTCCTGCACCGTATTCCACCCACCCTCTCTCTCTCCTTCCCTGGTCGCCGCCAATCTCAGCCATCAACCACCACTTCTCCGCCTCTCATCTCTCTCTCCGACCCTAAACCAACTATTCACTCTAACCTCTTCTCCGCTGCCAAACAACACGGTTTCTTCCAACTCACCAATCACTCAATCTCCTCTCAGCTTGCCACCTCAGCCGAGTCCGAATCTTCATCCATTTTCAATCTCCCACATGACGAAAAACAACGTTACTTCCCCAAGAACTGGCCGTTGGGGTTTGATAACGACGACGACGATGACGAAGACAACGTTAACGGAAAGTCGTTGTGTCTCGACTCGTCGTGCTCCGTTGAGTCAAACTCAACCGATTTGGGGTTGACCTCTCTCCGTGAGTTCACTTGCCAAATGGAGAAACTTGGGTTGCAGGTGATTGAAGAGTTGGCTTGTGCTGTAGGGTTTGAGAACCCTGTCGGAGATGGCCGAACCCGGTTCTCTTCGTTAATGTGGATATCCGAGTCTGAGGGAGGTTTAAGTAGTAAGCCGCTTTCCTCGAGTCCGTTGTACCCGTTTGTAATCGGGTTAAGTTTTCAAATACGTTGCCGGAAGTACTCCATGTTGGCGGATTCGGGTTGGGTATCCGTTTCTCCTCAAATGGATTCGGTCTTGGTGACCCTTGGTGACGTTGCGCAG GTATGGAGCAATGGAAAGGTGAAAAAAGTGAGAGGACGACCAGTACTAGCTGCTACTGCTGATTTAGCGGAAGGCAACAGTAATACTAGTAATTCCCACTGCCTATCAATGGCATTGTTAGTGACACTTCCTCTTGAGAGCACTGTCACTCCGTTGCTTCCTAAATCGCCGCCACCAGTTGATGATGGCGAGAATAATTCGGAAAGTCCACCAATGTTCAATCCTTTTTCTTTCGAGGATTACGCATGGAGAGTCTATCATGAACGCCTTCTACTTAAGGATCCTCTTGTTAGATACCGTCTTTGA